The following proteins are co-located in the Streptomyces bottropensis ATCC 25435 genome:
- a CDS encoding MHYT domain-containing protein encodes MQGTVDGFSYGAVTPAAAYVMACLGAALGLRCVVRSVYNEQSWKPGWLALGAASIGCGIWTMHFIAMIGFRVKESEIHYDVGLTVLSLVVAVTVVGIGVFAVGYRGVSTASLCSAGTVTGLGVAAMHYLGMAAIQLNGYIRYDLAVVALSIGIAIAAATAALWAAVSIRGFLTSLGASLVMGVAVSGMHYTGMAAVGVHLHSTAPGTFTGESPTSILLPMLLGPVIFLLLAGVVVMFDPMLVLGEGDWDRSAVRGREREPHAPGEPRRADRPDVPLQHPDDDSAGSLFDPRSRRPRPQPQPYPQQQAGGRAQQW; translated from the coding sequence ATGCAAGGCACGGTCGACGGTTTCAGCTACGGCGCGGTCACCCCGGCGGCGGCCTACGTCATGGCCTGCCTCGGCGCGGCGCTCGGTCTGCGCTGCGTCGTCAGGTCGGTCTACAACGAGCAGTCCTGGAAGCCCGGTTGGCTGGCCCTCGGGGCCGCGTCGATCGGCTGCGGCATCTGGACGATGCACTTCATCGCGATGATCGGCTTCCGGGTCAAGGAGAGCGAGATCCACTACGACGTCGGGCTGACCGTGCTCAGCCTCGTCGTGGCCGTCACCGTCGTCGGCATCGGGGTCTTCGCCGTGGGCTACCGGGGGGTCAGCACGGCCTCCCTGTGCTCGGCGGGAACCGTCACGGGCCTCGGGGTGGCCGCCATGCACTACCTGGGCATGGCGGCCATCCAGCTGAACGGCTACATCCGCTACGACCTCGCCGTCGTCGCCCTCTCCATCGGCATCGCCATCGCCGCCGCGACCGCCGCGCTCTGGGCGGCCGTGTCGATCAGGGGCTTCCTGACCAGCCTGGGCGCCAGCCTGGTGATGGGGGTCGCCGTGTCCGGGATGCACTACACGGGGATGGCCGCGGTGGGGGTCCACCTGCACAGCACGGCCCCCGGCACGTTCACCGGTGAGTCGCCCACCTCGATCCTGCTGCCCATGCTCCTCGGACCGGTCATCTTCCTGCTGCTCGCGGGGGTGGTCGTGATGTTCGACCCGATGCTCGTGCTCGGCGAGGGCGACTGGGACCGGTCCGCCGTCCGCGGCAGGGAGCGCGAGCCCCACGCCCCGGGGGAGCCCCGGCGCGCCGACCGCCCGGACGTCCCGCTCCAGCACCCCGACGACGACTCCGCCGGCTCCCTCTTCGACCCTCGGTCCCGCCGACCGCGACCCCAGCCCCAGCCCTACCCCCAGCAGCAGGCGGGAGGCCGCGCCCAGCAGTGGTGA
- a CDS encoding FAD-dependent oxidoreductase: MQPEEHTRPQQRSYWIESAPHGSEHPALDGDLVVDVAVVGAGIAGISAAWELARRGRRVALLEADRVAAGVTGHTTAKVTALHTLIYDRLRRTRGAEAAALYARSQNEAVRHAAALVEELGIDCDWEDAAAYTYAEDEGRVTELRAEAEAAREAGLPAEFVTETGLPFPVAGAVRVADQAQFHPRKYLLALVEDLVRQGASVHERTRVVRLKEGSPCRLTTEAGFTVTAEDVVIATHYPVFDRALLFTRLSPRRELVLAAPAPAGADPHGMYITQEQRTRSARTAPYGDGRRLLIVTGEHFTPGTAGVEARFELLADWAVERFGPLDFTHRWATQDNDSTDSVPLVGLFHAGSRHTWVATGFGGWGMSGGIMAGRLLAELITGHKSAWSDLYDPRRVLSAVREAPAFLKHQAQVARHFVGDRISPPGGASVDAIAPGDGAIIRVGGRHCAVHRDEDGSLHAVSARCTHMGCLVGFNRAERMWECPCHGSRFDVEGRIVQGPATKPLEGRDL; the protein is encoded by the coding sequence ATGCAGCCCGAGGAGCACACACGGCCCCAGCAGCGGTCGTACTGGATCGAGAGCGCGCCGCACGGGAGCGAGCACCCGGCGCTCGACGGGGACCTGGTCGTCGACGTGGCGGTGGTGGGCGCGGGCATCGCGGGGATCAGTGCCGCGTGGGAGCTGGCGCGGCGGGGGCGGCGGGTGGCGCTGCTGGAGGCGGACCGGGTCGCGGCGGGGGTCACGGGGCACACGACGGCCAAGGTGACGGCGCTGCACACGCTGATCTACGACCGGCTGCGGCGGACCCGGGGCGCCGAGGCGGCCGCGCTGTACGCGCGGTCGCAGAACGAGGCGGTCCGGCATGCCGCCGCGCTGGTGGAGGAGCTGGGCATCGACTGTGACTGGGAGGACGCGGCCGCCTACACCTACGCCGAGGACGAGGGGCGCGTCACGGAGCTGCGGGCCGAGGCGGAGGCGGCGCGGGAGGCCGGGCTGCCCGCCGAGTTCGTGACGGAGACGGGGCTGCCGTTCCCGGTCGCGGGGGCGGTGCGGGTGGCGGACCAGGCCCAGTTCCATCCCCGTAAGTACCTGCTGGCGCTGGTGGAGGATCTGGTGCGGCAGGGCGCGTCGGTCCATGAGCGGACGCGGGTGGTGCGGCTCAAGGAGGGCTCGCCGTGCCGGCTGACCACCGAGGCGGGGTTCACGGTGACCGCCGAGGACGTCGTGATCGCCACGCACTACCCCGTCTTCGACCGGGCGCTGCTGTTCACCCGGCTCTCCCCCCGCCGCGAACTCGTGCTCGCCGCGCCGGCCCCGGCCGGCGCCGACCCGCACGGCATGTACATCACCCAGGAGCAGCGCACCCGCTCCGCGCGGACCGCCCCGTACGGGGACGGGCGGCGGCTGCTGATCGTCACCGGGGAGCACTTCACCCCGGGCACGGCCGGCGTCGAGGCACGGTTCGAACTCCTCGCGGACTGGGCGGTCGAGCGCTTCGGGCCGCTGGACTTCACCCACCGCTGGGCGACGCAGGACAACGACTCCACCGACTCCGTGCCGCTCGTCGGCCTCTTCCACGCGGGCAGCCGGCACACGTGGGTGGCGACCGGGTTCGGCGGCTGGGGCATGAGCGGCGGCATCATGGCCGGGCGGCTGCTGGCCGAGCTGATCACCGGGCACAAGTCCGCGTGGAGCGATCTGTACGATCCGCGCCGGGTGCTCAGCGCGGTACGGGAGGCGCCGGCCTTCCTCAAGCACCAGGCCCAGGTCGCCCGGCACTTCGTCGGCGACCGGATCAGCCCGCCCGGGGGCGCCTCCGTGGACGCGATCGCCCCCGGGGACGGCGCGATCATCCGCGTCGGCGGCCGCCACTGCGCGGTCCACCGGGACGAGGACGGCTCGCTGCACGCCGTCTCCGCCCGGTGCACCCACATGGGCTGCCTGGTCGGCTTCAACCGCGCGGAACGCATGTGGGAGTGCCCCTGCCACGGCTCCCGTTTCGACGTCGAGGGCCGGATCGTGCAGGGACCGGCGACCAAGCCGCTGGAAGGGCGGGATCTCTGA
- a CDS encoding iron-containing redox enzyme family protein yields METRVAGPALPESRGPISAAVVGFLRGEGTPPDTRTIAGADPFGEDLQLALYLCYELHYRGFAGVDADLEWDPELLRCRAALEWPFLESLRDRASRHVSAEEALEDLLVEPAADDGGGVGDFLQDKGELWQVREYAAQRSLYHLKEADPHAWVLPRLWGRAKAGMAAVEFDEFGGGRAERVHARLFADLMTDLDLDPAYGRYVDAAGAEALALVNLMSLFGLHRALRGALVGHFATVEITSSPGSRRLARAMRRTGAGPAAEHFYDEHVEADAVHEQIVRRDVVAGLLEEEPQLDADVAFGVDATNHLEDALADRLLGAWREGRSSLRTPV; encoded by the coding sequence ATGGAGACGCGGGTGGCAGGACCGGCGCTGCCGGAGAGCAGGGGGCCGATCTCGGCTGCGGTCGTGGGGTTCCTGCGTGGCGAGGGGACCCCTCCCGACACTCGGACGATCGCCGGGGCCGACCCCTTCGGCGAGGATCTCCAGCTCGCCCTGTACCTCTGTTACGAGCTGCACTACCGGGGCTTCGCCGGCGTCGACGCCGACCTCGAATGGGACCCGGAACTGCTGCGCTGCCGGGCGGCCCTGGAGTGGCCGTTCCTGGAGTCGCTGCGCGATCGGGCGTCCCGGCACGTGAGCGCCGAGGAGGCGCTGGAGGACCTGCTCGTGGAACCGGCGGCCGACGACGGCGGCGGGGTCGGTGACTTCCTCCAGGACAAGGGCGAGCTGTGGCAGGTGCGTGAGTACGCGGCGCAGCGCTCGCTGTACCACCTGAAGGAGGCCGACCCGCACGCCTGGGTGCTGCCCCGGCTGTGGGGGCGGGCGAAGGCGGGGATGGCCGCGGTGGAGTTCGACGAGTTCGGCGGGGGGCGGGCCGAACGGGTGCACGCGCGACTGTTCGCCGACCTCATGACCGACCTCGACCTCGACCCGGCGTACGGCCGCTATGTGGACGCGGCCGGTGCCGAGGCGCTCGCGCTGGTGAACCTGATGTCCCTCTTCGGACTGCACCGCGCGCTGCGCGGCGCCCTGGTCGGGCACTTCGCGACGGTCGAGATCACCTCCTCCCCCGGCTCCCGGCGGCTCGCCCGTGCCATGCGGCGCACCGGGGCCGGCCCCGCCGCCGAGCACTTCTACGACGAACACGTGGAGGCCGACGCCGTACACGAGCAGATCGTCCGGCGGGACGTCGTCGCCGGGCTGCTGGAGGAGGAGCCGCAGCTGGACGCCGACGTGGCCTTCGGCGTCGATGCCACCAACCATCTGGAGGACGCCCTCGCCGACCGTCTCCTCGGAGCGTGGCGGGAGGGCCGGTCGTCCCTGCGCACACCGGTCTGA
- a CDS encoding CsbD family protein → MAAKDKGSMDKIKGKAKEMSGKVTGNREQQAEGKMQQVRGEAKKMKGKVQDRAQETRRPAQRDGV, encoded by the coding sequence ATGGCCGCCAAGGACAAGGGCAGCATGGACAAGATCAAGGGCAAGGCCAAGGAGATGTCCGGGAAGGTCACCGGCAACCGCGAGCAGCAGGCCGAGGGCAAGATGCAGCAGGTGCGCGGTGAGGCCAAGAAGATGAAGGGCAAGGTGCAGGATCGTGCGCAGGAGACGCGGCGCCCGGCGCAGCGCGACGGCGTCTGA
- a CDS encoding LacI family DNA-binding transcriptional regulator — protein MTVTLADVAARAQVSPATVSRVLNGNYPVAATTRERVLKAVDELDYVLNGPASALAAATSDLVGILVNDIADPFFGIMAAAIQSEIGGPGGRAGGERLGVVCNTGGSPERELTYLTLLQRQRAAAVVLTGGAIEDPAHLSAVGHKLRKLSEAGTRVVLCGRPPTPEAIAITFDNRGGGQRLTEHLIGLGHRRLGYIAGPQERTTTRHRLEGHRAALAAAGIEDDPRWTVYGRYDRLSGYEATLELLRRDPSLTAVVAANDTVALGACAALRDSGLRIPDDVSVAGFDDLPFSIDAVPALTTVRLPLTEAGARAGRIAMGREEPPPGGIATVRGELMVRGSSGGPRKG, from the coding sequence ATGACTGTGACCCTGGCGGACGTGGCGGCCCGTGCGCAGGTGTCGCCCGCGACCGTCTCCCGGGTGCTGAACGGCAATTACCCGGTGGCCGCGACCACGCGCGAGCGGGTGCTGAAGGCCGTGGACGAGCTGGACTACGTCCTCAACGGCCCCGCCAGCGCGCTCGCCGCAGCCACCTCCGACCTGGTCGGCATCCTGGTGAACGACATCGCCGACCCCTTCTTCGGGATCATGGCCGCGGCCATCCAGTCCGAGATCGGCGGACCCGGCGGGCGTGCGGGTGGGGAGCGGCTCGGTGTGGTGTGCAATACGGGCGGCTCCCCGGAGCGCGAGCTGACGTATCTCACGCTGTTGCAGCGCCAGCGCGCCGCCGCCGTCGTACTGACCGGTGGGGCCATCGAGGATCCCGCGCACCTGTCCGCCGTCGGCCACAAGCTGCGGAAGCTGTCGGAGGCCGGGACGCGGGTGGTGCTGTGCGGGCGGCCGCCGACGCCGGAGGCCATCGCGATCACCTTCGACAACCGGGGCGGCGGGCAGCGGCTCACCGAGCACCTGATCGGGCTGGGGCACCGGCGGCTCGGCTACATCGCCGGGCCGCAGGAGCGGACGACCACCCGGCACCGCCTGGAGGGCCATCGCGCGGCGCTGGCCGCCGCGGGCATCGAGGACGACCCCCGGTGGACGGTGTACGGGCGCTACGACCGCCTCTCCGGCTACGAGGCGACGCTGGAGCTGCTGCGGCGCGACCCGTCGCTGACGGCCGTGGTCGCGGCCAACGACACGGTCGCGCTGGGGGCGTGCGCCGCCCTGCGCGACTCCGGTCTGCGGATCCCGGACGACGTCTCTGTGGCCGGCTTCGACGACCTCCCCTTCAGCATCGACGCGGTGCCCGCGCTGACGACGGTGCGGTTGCCGTTGACGGAGGCGGGGGCGCGGGCCGGCCGCATCGCCATGGGCCGCGAGGAGCCGCCGCCCGGGGGGATCGCCACGGTGCGGGGGGAGTTGATGGTGCGGGGGTCCAGTGGGGGGCCTCGGAAGGGCTGA
- a CDS encoding methyltransferase codes for MIPLPLSLPVSLPGVYAPQDDTELLVHALGREPLAPGARVLDVGTGTGAVALAAARRGADVTAVDISRRAVLNARVNAVLARLPLKVVHGDLLGPMSERSFDLILSNPPYVPGPEPRRRRGPGQGPGAAPRPDRLGHARGAARAWDGGWDGRLVLDRICRDSPGLLRPGGVLLLVHSALSDAERTLTQLGAAGLRTDVVEHRRVAFGPVLRERSDWLRGRGLLGAEGGAGGDEKEELVVIRAERPR; via the coding sequence GTGATTCCCCTCCCTCTCTCCCTCCCCGTCTCCCTGCCCGGCGTCTACGCCCCGCAGGACGACACCGAACTCCTGGTCCACGCCCTGGGGCGTGAACCTCTCGCCCCGGGGGCCCGTGTCCTGGACGTCGGTACGGGGACGGGCGCCGTCGCCCTGGCGGCGGCGCGGCGGGGCGCGGACGTCACGGCCGTCGACATCTCCCGGCGGGCGGTGCTCAACGCCCGGGTCAACGCCGTGCTGGCGCGGCTGCCGCTGAAGGTCGTCCACGGCGACCTGCTGGGCCCGATGTCCGAGCGGTCCTTCGACCTCATCCTGTCCAACCCGCCGTACGTACCGGGCCCGGAGCCGAGGCGACGGCGGGGGCCCGGTCAGGGTCCCGGCGCGGCGCCGAGGCCCGACAGGCTCGGCCACGCGCGGGGAGCGGCGCGGGCCTGGGACGGCGGATGGGACGGCCGGCTCGTGCTGGACCGGATCTGCCGGGACTCACCGGGGCTGCTGCGGCCCGGCGGGGTGCTGCTGCTGGTGCACTCGGCGCTGAGCGACGCGGAGCGGACCCTGACGCAGCTGGGGGCCGCCGGACTGCGGACCGATGTCGTGGAGCACCGCAGGGTCGCGTTCGGCCCCGTCCTGCGGGAGCGCAGCGACTGGCTGCGCGGGCGCGGGCTGCTGGGGGCCGAGGGCGGTGCCGGGGGCGACGAGAAGGAAGAGCTGGTGGTCATCCGTGCCGAACGTCCCCGCTGA
- a CDS encoding CDGSH iron-sulfur domain-containing protein, producing MPNVPAERRRVCLQRPGPLLVEGPVEVTLDDGTTVSSDRFCVALCTCRRSRIYPWCDTSHRRRAQRHPAEPDDSRPA from the coding sequence GTGCCGAACGTCCCCGCTGAACGCCGCCGCGTCTGCCTGCAACGCCCCGGCCCGCTGCTGGTCGAGGGGCCGGTCGAGGTCACCCTGGACGACGGGACGACCGTGTCGTCGGACCGCTTCTGCGTGGCCCTGTGCACCTGTCGCCGCAGCCGGATCTACCCGTGGTGCGACACCAGCCACCGCCGCCGCGCCCAGCGGCACCCGGCCGAGCCGGACGACTCCCGCCCCGCGTAG
- a CDS encoding sugar phosphate isomerase/epimerase family protein has translation MKLAFSTLGVPGLPIADVVRLAVTHGYHGVELRAHPEEPVHPGIGAGERAEVAAAFKAAGVEILGVAGYARVAAPGDDGPVLDEIRRLLDLARDLGAPFVRVFPGADLAGGQSADEADAIAARRLGTAAEDAADRGVRVLLETHDSHCTGADAIRVLGPVGHGSVGSLWDVMHTWLGGEQPAESYAALSPFLGYVQVKDIASPDDTTPIALGAGVLPLGECVDLLSRKDWDGWLCWEYEKRWYEEAAPLPELLAAGREHLGRLLNDAA, from the coding sequence ATGAAACTCGCGTTCTCCACCCTCGGTGTCCCCGGTCTCCCCATCGCCGACGTCGTACGGCTCGCCGTCACGCACGGCTATCACGGCGTCGAGTTGCGCGCCCATCCCGAGGAGCCGGTGCACCCGGGGATCGGGGCCGGCGAACGCGCCGAGGTGGCCGCCGCGTTCAAGGCCGCGGGCGTGGAGATCCTGGGGGTCGCCGGGTACGCGCGCGTCGCCGCGCCGGGCGACGACGGCCCCGTACTGGACGAGATCCGCCGACTCCTGGACCTGGCGAGGGACCTGGGCGCCCCCTTCGTCCGTGTCTTCCCCGGCGCCGACCTGGCCGGCGGGCAGAGCGCGGACGAGGCCGACGCGATCGCGGCGCGGCGGCTCGGCACGGCGGCGGAGGACGCGGCCGACCGGGGCGTACGGGTCCTGCTGGAGACCCATGACTCGCACTGCACCGGCGCCGACGCGATCCGGGTGCTCGGCCCGGTCGGCCACGGCAGCGTGGGCTCGCTGTGGGACGTGATGCACACCTGGCTCGGCGGCGAACAGCCCGCCGAGTCCTACGCCGCCCTCTCCCCCTTCCTCGGCTACGTCCAGGTCAAGGACATCGCCTCCCCCGACGACACCACCCCGATCGCGCTCGGCGCGGGCGTCCTCCCGCTCGGCGAGTGCGTCGACCTGCTCTCCCGCAAGGACTGGGACGGGTGGCTCTGCTGGGAGTACGAGAAGCGGTGGTACGAGGAGGCCGCGCCGCTGCCGGAGCTGCTGGCGGCGGGCCGGGAACACCTCGGACGGCTCCTCAACGACGCGGCGTAA